The Pseudomonas putida nucleotide sequence GTCGAGCGCTACGGCATCGATTGCGACCTCAAGCGCGGCCACCTGCACGCAGCGATGAAGCCTTCGCACATGGCGGAGCTGCGCAGCTTCCAGGCCGAGGCCGAACGCCGTGGCATGGGCGACCAGGTACAGTTGCTCGACCGCGGCGGCGTTGCCGAGCACCTGCAGAGCCCGCTGTACCTGGGCGCACTGAAGAACCTGCGCAACCTGCACCTGCACCCGCTCAACCTGTGCCTGGGCGAAGCCCGCGCCGCCCACTGCCAGGGCGCGCTGATCTTCGAGAACTCCGAAGTGCAGGACATCGTCCATGGCCCGCGCCCGGCGGTCGTCACCGCCCACGGTCGGGTCGAAGCACGCCAGGTGATGCTCGCCGGTGACGTCTACCACAAGCTGGAAAAGCGCCAGCTCAAGGGCAAGATCTTCCCGGCCATGGGCGGCATCGTCACCACCGCCCCGCTGGGCGAACTGGCGGAGCAGATCAACCCGCAGGACCTGGCGGTGTACGACTGCCGCTTCGTCCTCGACTACTACCGCCTGACGGCTGACAAGCGTTTGTTGTTCGGCGGCGGCGCCAACTATTCGGGCAAGGACTCACGTGACATCGAAGGCGAGCTGCGCCCGTGCATCGAGCGCACCTTCCCGGCGCTCAAGGGCGTGCCGATCGAGTTCCAGTGGAGCTGCGCGATGGGCATCGTCGTCAACCGCATCCCGCAACTGGGCAAGCTGTCGGACAACGTGTGGTACTGCCAGGGCTATTCCGGGCACGGCATCGCCACCAGCCACATCATGGGCGAGATCATGGCCGAGGCACTGACCGGAACGCTGGAGAAGTTCGACACCTTCGCGCAGTGCAAGCACGTGCGAGTGCCGATGGGGGACTTGCTGGGCAATCCGCTGCTGGCGGCGGGGATGTGGTACTACCAGATGCTGGAAAAACTGCGCTGATTTCACCGGCCTCTTCGCGGGACAAGCCCGCTCCTACAGGTACTGCACAGCCTTCAAGGTATGTGCAGTACCTGTAGGAGCGGGCTTGTCCCGCGAAGAGGCCAGTAAAGCCAGCCGAGATCCAGAAGATCAGGCGATCTTCTTCAGCCCCTGCTTCTTCAGTTCTTCATCACGCAGTTCACGACGCAGGATCTTGCCAACGTTGGTGGTCGGCAGTGCATCGCGGAACTCGATGTAACGCGGCACCTTGTAGCCAGTGACATTGGCACGCATGTGCTCCATCACCTGCTCCTTGGTCACGGTCATGCCCGGCTTGACCACGATGAACACCTTGATCACCTCACCCGACTTCTCGTCCGGCACCCCGATGGCCGCGCACTGCAGCACGCCCGGCAAGGCGGCGAGCACGTCTTCCAGCTCATTGGGATACACGTTGAAGCCCGAGACCAGGATCATGTCCTTCTTGCGATCGACGATGCGCATGTAGCCATCCGGCTGGATCAGTGCGATGTCGCCGGTCTTCAGCCAGCCTTCGCTGTCGAGGATCTCGGAGGTGGCGTCTTCACGCTGCCAGTAGCCCTTCATGACCTGCGGGCCCTTGACGCACAGCTCGCCGGTTTCGCCCAGTGGCAGCTCGTTGCCGGCGTCGTCGATGACCTTGCACAGGGTCGATGGCACCGGGATGCCGATGGTGCCCACCTGGTTGGCCTCGGCCGGGTTCACCGCCGCCACCGGGCTGGTCTCGGTCATGCCGTAGCCTTCGCAGATGGCGCAGCCGGTGACGCTCTTCCAGCGCTCGGCCACGCTCAGCTGCAGGGCCATGCCACCGGACAGGGTGATCTTCAGCGCCGAGAAATCCAGGGCGCGGAATGCCTCGTTGTTGCACAGCGCCACGAACAGCGTGTTGAGGCCGACGAAACCGCTGAACTTCCACTTGCCCAGCTCCTTGACCATTGCCGGCAGGTCGCGTGGGTTGCTGATCAACACGTTGTGGTTGCCGATCAGCATCATCGCCATGCAATGGAAGGTAAAGGCATAGATGTGGTAAAGCGGCAGCGGGGTGATGAGGATCTCGCAGCCTTCCTGCAGGTTGGAACCCATCAGCGCCCGGCACTGCAGCATGTTGGCCACCAGGTTGCGGTGGGTCAGCATCGCGCCCTTGGCCACGCCAGTGGTACCGCCGGTATACTGCAGCACCGCCACGTCGTTGGCTTGCGGGTTGGCTTCGGTGACCGGCTGGCCCTTGCCAAGCGCCAGGGTATCGTTGAAGCGCACGGCGCGCGGCAGGTTGTAGGCCGGCACCATCTTCTTCACGTACTTGATCACGCTGTTGATCAGCAGGCGCTTGAGCGGCGGCAGCAGGTCGGCCACTTCGGTGACGATGACATGCTTGACCTGGGTCTTGGGCACCACCTTCTCGGCCAGGTGCGCCATGTTAGCCAGGCACACCAGGGCCTTGGCACCGGAGTCGTTGAACTGGTGCTCCATTTCCCGCACTGTGTACAGCGGGTTGGTGTTGACCACGATCAGGCCGGCGCGCATGGCACCGAACACCGCTACCGGGTATTGCAGGACGTTGGGCAGCTGGACGGCAATGCGGTCACCCGGCCTGAGGTCGGTGTGCTGCTGCAGCCAGGCCGCGAAAGCGCCTGACAGTGCGTAAAGCTCGCCGTAGGTGATGGTCTTGCCCAGGTTGCTAAAGGCCGGTTTATTGGCAAAGCGTTGGCAGGATTGCTTGAGTACCGCCTGGATATTGGGGAATTCGTCAGGATTGATTTCCGCCGTAATCCCGGCTGGGTATTTATCCTTCCAAAAATTTTCGATCATGGAAGCCCACTCCTTCAGCAACAGCGAAGTTCGATTCGCGCGTCGATGCGCTTATTATTGATATGCGATGGCGGTTCGTTGCAAACCGAATCATCTGAAAGCGCGCCGAGAGTAACAGCTTTGATTGGGGTCGCCTAGGGGCCAAGACCGGCCTCGCGGTCACAAAAATGACTCAATGAACCATGCAAGTCATTTTTAGAGTAATTGCCCAAAATGTCGCAAATCGGGCTGTAAGGTACATGCCAGAGCACCTTACAGCCTCCACCGGGCAACGCCGGCATCATGCGATGTCGCGTAACTCCCTGCGCAGGATCTTGCCCACCGGGGTCATCGGCAGCGACTCGCGCACCACGATGTGCTTGGGCACCTTGTAACCGGTGAAGTTGGCCTTGCAGTAAGCCTTCAGGTCTTCGACGCTCACCCCTCCCTCACGCGCTACCACGAACAGCTTCACCGCCTCCCCCGAACGCGCGTCTGGCACGCCGATGGCCGCACAGTTGGCCACCTGCGGATGGCCCATCACCACATCCTCGATCTCGTTGGGGTACACATTGAAGCCAGAGACGATGATCATGTCCTTCTTGCGGTCGACGATGCGGGTGAAGCCATCCGGGTCAATTACCGCGATATCGCCGGTCTTGAACCAGCCCTCGGCATCCAGCGCCTGCGCCGTGGCCTCCGCTTGTTGCCAGTAACCCTTCATCACTTGCGGGCCCTTGATGCACAACTCGCCGCGCTCACCCAGTGGCAGTTCGTTGCCGTCATCATCGATGACCTTGAACACCGTACCCGGCACCGGTATACCCACCGTGCCCAGCCGCGCCAGCTGGCCGTAGGGGTTGGTGCTGGCCACCGGTGAGGTTTCGGTCAGGCCATAGCCCTCGACGATGCGACAGCCGGTAAGTTCCTCCCAACGCTCCGCCGTGGCCTTGACCAGCGCCGTGCCGCCGGAGTTGGTGACTTTCAGTGCCGAAAAGTCCAGCTGGCGGAAACCTGGATGGTCCATCAGCGCGACGAACAAGGTGTTCAACCCCAGAAGCGCCGAAAAACGCCACTTGCCCAGCTCCTTGATGAAGCCGGCGATATCACGCGGGTTGGTGATCAGCACGTTGTGGTTGCCAGTCACCATCATGCACATGCAGTTCGCGGTGAAGGCATAGATGTGGTACAGCGGCAGCGGCGCAATCATCACCTCCTGGCCTTCCTTGATCAGCCGCTGCCCGTCCGGGCCATGCTGGGAGAAGCAGGCCAGCACCTGCAGCATGTTGGCCACCAGGTTACCGTGGGTGAGCATGGCCCCCTTGGCCAGGCCCGTGGTACCGCCGGTGTACTGCAGCACGGCGATGTCATCGAGCGAGAGCGGCACCGGCTTGTGCGTCAGGCTGCGGCCTTCGCGCAGTACCTGCTTGAACGAAATGGCCTGGGGCAGATGATAGGCCGGGACCATCTTCTTGACCTTGTCGACCACGGTATTGATCAGCCAGCCCTTGGCGGCGGGCAGCAGGTCGCCCATCTTCGCCTCGATCAGGTACTCGATGCCGGTGTCGGGCAGCACCTCCTGCACGCGCTTGCCGAACATGTTCAGGTACACCAGCGCCCGGGCCCCGGCATCCTTGAACTGGTGGCGCATTTCGCGCTCGGTGTACAGCGGGTTGGTGTTGACCACGATCAGCCCTGCGCGCAGGGCGCCGAACACGGCGATGGGGTATTGCAGGACGTTGGGCATCTGCACCGCGATGCGGTCACCCGGCTTGAGGTCGGTGTGCTGCTGCAGCCAGGCGGCGAACGCTGCCGAGTGGCGTTCGAGCTCGGCGTAGCTCAGGGTCACGCCAAGGTTGCTGAACGCCGGGCGCTCGGCAAAACGCTTGCAGGAGCGTTCAAACACCTCGACGACCGAAGCGTACGCGTGAAGGTCGATGGTGGAAGGCACGCCCTCGGGGCGTTTGTCATTCCAGAAGTCGGCTTGCATTTATTATTGTTCCTCTGCCTGAGCCCGTACGGATTCCTTGCCCCGTTTGCCTGATAGCAAAAAGGCGTTGAACCGACGTTAGCAGGTAAGACCGAGGTGGCATACACGCCAAGTGCCGCCATTAACATTGTGAATCTTATTTGTGCCCTTCCTGCAATTCGGCCGGTTGTGCATACACTGTGCGGGTCACCTTCGCGCAAAGGATTCGCCATGCCCCATGACGCCTTCTGGCTGCCTGCCAGCGAGCATTGCAGGCTGTACGTGCACCAATGGCTGCCGGCCACACCGGTCAAGGCCGTGGTGCTGCTGGCGCATGGCATGGCCGAGCATGGCGGGCGCTACCAGCGCCTGGGCCAGGCCCTCTGCGATGCCGGCTACGCCCTGCTGGCACCGGACCTGCGCGGCCACGGGCGCACCGCCGAGCAGGGCAGCCTCGGCCTGTTCGCCCGGCAACATGGCTGGAATGCCGTGGTCAACGACCTTGGCCTGCTGGCCCAGCACATCGGCCAGCAGTTTCCTTGCACACCGCTGTTCCTGTTCGGCCACAGCATGGGCAGCTACATTGCCCAGGCCTACCTCACCCACCACAGCGCCAGCCTGCACGGGGCGATCCTCAGCGGCTCCAACTTCCAACCCGCCACCTTGTATAGGGCGGCGCGCCTGATTGCGCGGCTGGAAGCCTGGCGCCAGGGGCCAGAGGGCAAGAGCGCACTGATCGAGTGGCTGTCGTTCGGCTCGTTCAACAACGCCTTCAAGCCCACGCGCACGGCGTTCGACTGGCTCAGCCGTGACCCGGCGGAAGTGGACAACTACGTCAACGATCCGCTGTGCGGCTTTCGCTGCAGCAACCAGCTGTGGCTCGACCTGCTGCACGGGCTGGCGCAGATCAGCCAGGCGCACAACCTTGCGCAGATCGACCCGAACCTGCCCATGCTGGTGATTGGCGGTGAATGTGATCCGGTGAGTGCCGGCAAGCGTCTCACCCATCTGGCCGACGCTCTGCGCGCGACCGGCAATCAACATGTACAGCTGCGCGTCTATCCTGAAGCGCGGCACGAAGTACTCAACGAACTCAACCGCGACGAGGTCACCGCTGATATCCTCGCTTGGTTAGCGCAAGCGCTGGCCCTTGGCCGCCCTGCCCGCAGTGAATGATAGGCGCCCTCGCCCGCCCCTTAAGGAAACCTAATGACCCAGGTCACCAACACGCCTTACGAAGCCCTTGAAGTCGGCCAGAAGGCCACCTACGAGAAGTCCGTCGAAGAACGTGACATCCAGCTGTTCGCCGCCATGTCCGGTGACCACAACCCGGTGCACCTGGATGCCGAATTCGCCGCCAAGAGCATGTTCAAGGAACGCATCGCCCACGGCATGTTCAGCGGTGCCCTGATCAGCGCCGCAGTGGCCTGCACCCTGCCTGGCCCTGGCACCATCTACCTGGGCCAGCAGATGAGCTTCCAGAAGCCGGTGAAGATCGGCGACACCCTGACCGTGCGCCTGGAAATCCTTGAGAAACTGCCCAAGTTCAAAGTGCGTATCGCCACCAACGTGTACAACCAGAACGATGAACTGGTGGTCGAAGGCGTGGCCGAGATCCTGGCACCGCGCAAGCAACAGACCGTTGAGCTGGTATCGCCGCCGAACTTCGTCGCCAGCTGACATCGGTGTTGGATTCTTCGCGGGGCAAGCCCGCTCCTACAACGACCGCGCGGATGCTTTACCTGTAGGAGCGGCGGTGCGGCGATCCGACTTGTCCCGCGAGGAGGCCAGCAAGGCACTCACGTCAGTTCGCGTAAACGCCGCTCGATATGCCGCCGCTCCGGCTCCTGCCTGGTCAACTCCAGCGCCTGCTGCCAAGCTGCCCGCGCCTCTGCGACATTCCCCAATTGCTGGTGCAGCTCCGCCCGCGCCGCATGAGCCAGGTGATAGTCGCGCAGCTCCCCCGCGGCCAGGATCGCCTCCACTGCGGCCAGCCCCGCCTGCGCCCCGTCGCGCTTGGCCAGCGCCACTGCCCGGTTGAGCGCCACCACGGCTGACGGCCAGTGCCGTTGCAGTACATCGTACAGCCCGACAATTTCCGCCCAATCAGTCTCTTCAGCCGTCACCGCCTCGGCATGCACGGCCGCGATCGCCGCCTGTACGGAATAGGCACCAAAGGCCCGGCTGGCCAAGGCCAGGCGCACCAGCTGGCAGCCTTCGGCGATCTGCTCGCGGTCCCACAGGCTGCGGTCCTGCTGATCCAGCAGCACCAGGTTGCCCTCGGCATCGCTGCGCGCGCGTTGCCGCGATGCCTGCAGCAGCATCAGCGCCAGCAAACCCACCGCCTCGGCGTCTGGCAGCAGTTGCACCAGCAGGCGCCCGAGGCGGATCG carries:
- a CDS encoding NAD(P)/FAD-dependent oxidoreductase is translated as MNAALNNGPAQRAPSYYSASLNDHTEYPQLKGTVQVDVAIIGGGFTGVATAVELAERGLKVAIVETNRIGWGASGRNGGQVTGSLSGDEAMRTQMRNHLGAEVDDFIWHLRWRGHQVIEQRVERYGIDCDLKRGHLHAAMKPSHMAELRSFQAEAERRGMGDQVQLLDRGGVAEHLQSPLYLGALKNLRNLHLHPLNLCLGEARAAHCQGALIFENSEVQDIVHGPRPAVVTAHGRVEARQVMLAGDVYHKLEKRQLKGKIFPAMGGIVTTAPLGELAEQINPQDLAVYDCRFVLDYYRLTADKRLLFGGGANYSGKDSRDIEGELRPCIERTFPALKGVPIEFQWSCAMGIVVNRIPQLGKLSDNVWYCQGYSGHGIATSHIMGEIMAEALTGTLEKFDTFAQCKHVRVPMGDLLGNPLLAAGMWYYQMLEKLR
- the fadD1 gene encoding long-chain-fatty-acid--CoA ligase FadD1 is translated as MIENFWKDKYPAGITAEINPDEFPNIQAVLKQSCQRFANKPAFSNLGKTITYGELYALSGAFAAWLQQHTDLRPGDRIAVQLPNVLQYPVAVFGAMRAGLIVVNTNPLYTVREMEHQFNDSGAKALVCLANMAHLAEKVVPKTQVKHVIVTEVADLLPPLKRLLINSVIKYVKKMVPAYNLPRAVRFNDTLALGKGQPVTEANPQANDVAVLQYTGGTTGVAKGAMLTHRNLVANMLQCRALMGSNLQEGCEILITPLPLYHIYAFTFHCMAMMLIGNHNVLISNPRDLPAMVKELGKWKFSGFVGLNTLFVALCNNEAFRALDFSALKITLSGGMALQLSVAERWKSVTGCAICEGYGMTETSPVAAVNPAEANQVGTIGIPVPSTLCKVIDDAGNELPLGETGELCVKGPQVMKGYWQREDATSEILDSEGWLKTGDIALIQPDGYMRIVDRKKDMILVSGFNVYPNELEDVLAALPGVLQCAAIGVPDEKSGEVIKVFIVVKPGMTVTKEQVMEHMRANVTGYKVPRYIEFRDALPTTNVGKILRRELRDEELKKQGLKKIA
- the fadD2 gene encoding long-chain-fatty-acid--CoA ligase FadD2, with the translated sequence MQADFWNDKRPEGVPSTIDLHAYASVVEVFERSCKRFAERPAFSNLGVTLSYAELERHSAAFAAWLQQHTDLKPGDRIAVQMPNVLQYPIAVFGALRAGLIVVNTNPLYTEREMRHQFKDAGARALVYLNMFGKRVQEVLPDTGIEYLIEAKMGDLLPAAKGWLINTVVDKVKKMVPAYHLPQAISFKQVLREGRSLTHKPVPLSLDDIAVLQYTGGTTGLAKGAMLTHGNLVANMLQVLACFSQHGPDGQRLIKEGQEVMIAPLPLYHIYAFTANCMCMMVTGNHNVLITNPRDIAGFIKELGKWRFSALLGLNTLFVALMDHPGFRQLDFSALKVTNSGGTALVKATAERWEELTGCRIVEGYGLTETSPVASTNPYGQLARLGTVGIPVPGTVFKVIDDDGNELPLGERGELCIKGPQVMKGYWQQAEATAQALDAEGWFKTGDIAVIDPDGFTRIVDRKKDMIIVSGFNVYPNEIEDVVMGHPQVANCAAIGVPDARSGEAVKLFVVAREGGVSVEDLKAYCKANFTGYKVPKHIVVRESLPMTPVGKILRRELRDIA
- a CDS encoding alpha/beta hydrolase; amino-acid sequence: MPHDAFWLPASEHCRLYVHQWLPATPVKAVVLLAHGMAEHGGRYQRLGQALCDAGYALLAPDLRGHGRTAEQGSLGLFARQHGWNAVVNDLGLLAQHIGQQFPCTPLFLFGHSMGSYIAQAYLTHHSASLHGAILSGSNFQPATLYRAARLIARLEAWRQGPEGKSALIEWLSFGSFNNAFKPTRTAFDWLSRDPAEVDNYVNDPLCGFRCSNQLWLDLLHGLAQISQAHNLAQIDPNLPMLVIGGECDPVSAGKRLTHLADALRATGNQHVQLRVYPEARHEVLNELNRDEVTADILAWLAQALALGRPARSE
- a CDS encoding MaoC family dehydratase, with the protein product MTQVTNTPYEALEVGQKATYEKSVEERDIQLFAAMSGDHNPVHLDAEFAAKSMFKERIAHGMFSGALISAAVACTLPGPGTIYLGQQMSFQKPVKIGDTLTVRLEILEKLPKFKVRIATNVYNQNDELVVEGVAEILAPRKQQTVELVSPPNFVAS